Proteins encoded by one window of Streptomyces sp. ALI-76-A:
- the leuS gene encoding leucine--tRNA ligase produces MSETNPAAAAEVAAPHRYTAVMAADIEARWQDFWDAEGTYEAPNPEGDLAGNPELVARPKKFIMDMFPYPSGAGLHVGHPLGYIATDVVARFQRMTGHNVLHTLGFDAFGLPAEQYAVQTGTHPRVSTEANIENMKSQLRRLGLGHDRRRSFATIDPEYYKWTQWIFLQIFNSWYDDEADKARPISELIARFESGERPVPGHTRAWSELSDTERADVLSEYRLAYASDAPVNWCPGLGTVLANEEVTADGRSERGNFPVFKAKLRQWNMRITAYADRLLDDLDALDWPEAIKLQQRNWIGRSEGARVDFPIDGERITVFTTRPDTLFGATYMVLAPEHPLVEKFTPDAWPEGTHQVWTGGHATPGEAVAAYRAQAASKSDVERQAEAKDKTGVFIGAYATNPVNGERVPVFIADYVLMGYGTGAIMAVPAGDQRDFEFARAFELPVRCIVEPTDGRGTDTSTWEDAFASHDAKIINSSNDEVSLDGLGVVDAKARITEWLERSGVGEGTVNFRLRDWLFSRQRYWGEPFPIVYDEDGVAHPLPESMLPLELPEVEDYSPRTFDPDDANTSPETPLSRNEDWVAVTLDLGDGRGPRPYRRETNTMPNWAGSCWYELRYLDPHNSEKLVDPEVERYWMGPREGQPHGGVDLYVGGAEHAVLHLLYARFWSKVLFDLGHISSAEPFHKLFNQGMIQAYVYRDSRAIAVPAVEVEERDGAYYHQGEKVSRLLGKMGKSLRNAVTPDEICAEYGADTLRLYEMAMGPLDVSRPWDTRAVVGQFRLLQRLWRNVVDETTGAATVVDGEPDEDTLRALHKAIDGVRQDLEGMRFNTAIAKVTELNNHLTKAGGPLPRSVAEALVLLVAPLAPHIAEELWRKLGHTDSVVHQDFPVADQAYVVDEAVTCVVQIKGKVKARLEVSPSISEDELEKVALADEKVVAALDGAGIRKVIVRAPKLVNIVTA; encoded by the coding sequence ATGAGCGAGACGAACCCCGCTGCCGCCGCCGAGGTGGCCGCGCCGCACCGCTACACGGCCGTCATGGCGGCCGACATCGAGGCACGCTGGCAGGATTTCTGGGACGCCGAGGGCACGTACGAGGCGCCGAACCCCGAAGGGGACCTGGCCGGGAATCCCGAGCTGGTCGCCAGGCCCAAGAAGTTCATCATGGACATGTTCCCGTACCCCTCCGGTGCGGGCCTGCACGTCGGCCACCCCCTGGGTTACATCGCCACCGACGTCGTCGCGCGCTTCCAGCGCATGACCGGCCACAACGTCCTGCACACCCTGGGCTTCGACGCCTTCGGCCTGCCCGCCGAGCAGTACGCCGTGCAGACGGGCACGCACCCGCGCGTGTCCACCGAGGCCAACATCGAGAACATGAAGTCCCAGCTGCGCCGGCTGGGCCTGGGCCACGACAGGCGCCGGTCGTTCGCCACGATCGACCCCGAGTACTACAAGTGGACCCAGTGGATCTTCCTGCAGATCTTCAACTCCTGGTACGACGACGAGGCGGACAAGGCCCGCCCGATCTCCGAGCTGATCGCCCGGTTCGAGTCCGGTGAGCGTCCCGTACCGGGGCACACGCGCGCGTGGAGCGAGCTGAGCGACACAGAGCGCGCCGACGTGCTGAGCGAGTACCGCCTGGCCTACGCTTCGGACGCGCCGGTCAACTGGTGTCCCGGCCTGGGCACGGTGCTGGCCAACGAGGAGGTCACCGCCGACGGCCGCTCCGAGCGCGGCAACTTCCCGGTCTTCAAGGCCAAGCTGCGCCAGTGGAACATGCGCATCACCGCGTACGCCGACCGGCTGCTGGACGACCTGGACGCGCTGGACTGGCCCGAGGCCATCAAGCTGCAGCAGCGCAACTGGATCGGCCGCTCCGAGGGCGCCCGGGTCGACTTCCCGATCGACGGCGAGCGCATCACGGTCTTCACCACCCGCCCGGACACCCTGTTCGGCGCCACCTACATGGTGCTGGCGCCCGAGCACCCGCTGGTCGAGAAGTTCACCCCGGACGCCTGGCCCGAGGGCACCCACCAGGTGTGGACCGGCGGCCACGCGACCCCGGGCGAGGCCGTCGCCGCGTACCGCGCGCAGGCCGCCTCCAAGTCCGACGTCGAGCGGCAGGCCGAGGCCAAGGACAAGACCGGCGTCTTCATCGGCGCGTACGCGACCAACCCGGTCAACGGCGAGCGGGTCCCGGTCTTCATCGCCGACTACGTGCTGATGGGCTACGGCACCGGCGCGATCATGGCCGTGCCGGCCGGCGACCAGCGCGACTTCGAGTTCGCGCGCGCCTTCGAGCTGCCGGTCCGCTGCATCGTCGAGCCGACCGACGGCCGCGGCACCGACACCTCGACCTGGGAGGACGCCTTCGCGTCGCACGACGCGAAGATCATCAACTCCTCCAACGACGAGGTCTCGCTGGACGGCCTGGGCGTGGTCGACGCCAAGGCGCGCATCACCGAGTGGCTGGAGCGGTCCGGCGTCGGCGAGGGCACCGTCAACTTCCGCCTGCGCGACTGGCTGTTCAGCCGGCAGCGCTACTGGGGCGAGCCCTTCCCGATCGTCTACGACGAGGACGGCGTCGCGCACCCCCTGCCCGAGTCGATGCTGCCGCTGGAGCTGCCCGAGGTCGAGGACTACTCGCCGCGCACCTTCGACCCGGACGACGCGAACACGTCCCCCGAGACCCCGCTGTCCCGCAACGAGGACTGGGTCGCCGTGACCCTGGACCTGGGCGACGGCCGCGGCCCGCGCCCGTACCGGCGTGAGACCAACACCATGCCCAACTGGGCCGGTTCCTGCTGGTACGAGCTGCGCTACCTGGACCCGCACAACTCCGAGAAGCTGGTCGACCCCGAGGTCGAGCGGTACTGGATGGGCCCGCGTGAGGGCCAGCCGCACGGCGGCGTCGACCTGTACGTCGGCGGCGCCGAGCACGCCGTGCTGCACCTGCTGTACGCGCGCTTCTGGTCGAAGGTCCTGTTCGACCTGGGTCACATCTCGTCGGCCGAGCCGTTCCACAAGCTGTTCAACCAGGGCATGATCCAGGCCTACGTGTACCGCGACAGCCGTGCCATCGCCGTACCGGCGGTCGAGGTGGAGGAGCGCGACGGCGCCTACTACCACCAGGGCGAGAAGGTCTCCCGGCTGCTGGGCAAGATGGGCAAGTCCCTGAGGAACGCGGTCACTCCGGACGAGATCTGCGCCGAGTACGGGGCGGACACGCTGCGCCTGTACGAGATGGCGATGGGCCCGCTGGACGTGTCGCGGCCGTGGGACACGCGCGCGGTGGTGGGCCAGTTCCGGCTGCTGCAACGGCTGTGGCGCAACGTGGTCGACGAGACGACCGGTGCGGCTACGGTGGTCGACGGCGAGCCGGACGAGGACACACTGCGCGCCCTGCACAAGGCCATCGACGGTGTCCGCCAGGACCTGGAGGGCATGCGCTTCAACACCGCCATCGCCAAGGTCACCGAGCTGAACAACCACCTGACCAAGGCGGGCGGTCCGCTGCCGCGCTCCGTCGCCGAGGCCCTGGTGCTGCTGGTCGCCCCGCTGGCCCCGCACATCGCCGAGGAACTGTGGCGCAAGCTGGGCCACACCGACTCGGTCGTCCACCAGGACTTCCCGGTCGCCGACCAGGCATACGTCGTGGACGAGGCCGTCACCTGCGTGGTCCAGATCAAGGGCAAGGTCAAGGCCCGCCTGGAGGTCTCGCCGTCCATCTCCGAGGACGAACTGGAGAAGGTCGCGCTGGCCGACGAGAAGGTCGTGGCGGCGCTGGACGGGGCGGGGATCCGCAAGGTGATCGTGCGGGCGCCGAAGCTGGTGAACATCGTCACGGCGTAG